A genomic region of Mus musculus strain C57BL/6J chromosome 7, GRCm38.p6 C57BL/6J contains the following coding sequences:
- the Olfr310 gene encoding olfactory receptor 310 — MANSTLVTEFFLEVFAEIWELRILITVLFLLVYLCSLLGNLTIIIVTTVDQTLNTPMYFFLRNLSILDMGYISITVPSTCINSLTNHRNMSVAGCAAQIFSFLFCACVEILVFSIMAQDRYVAICKPLLYPVIMNHQFCVQMTLASLLSSLVIASVHTFKTFQLSFCHSNVVPQFFCDLPALLRLSCSDTFSNKLLILLTVIGVSGSCFVFIAISYIHILSTVLKIPVKGERGKAFSTCVPHIIVVSVFVSSAAFVYLRPPVITFEVVQEMVISVFYTMVPPFLNPIVYSLRNKQIKEAVRKVILRVFPIFEYKRNIYFSWYFRGKKTDKVR, encoded by the coding sequence ATGGCCAATTCCACCCTAGTGACTGAGTTCTTCCTGGAGGTTTTTGCTGAGATTTGGGAGCTCAGGATCTTAATCACTGTGCTGTtcctgctggtgtatctgtgcaGCCTGTTAGGGAACCTTACCATCATCATTGTTACTACAGTTGACCAGACCCTGAacacacccatgtacttcttcctcaggAATCTGTCCATTTTAGACATGGGCTACATTTCTATCACTGTCCCCAGTACCTGTATCAACTCTCTCACTAACCACAGGAATATGTCTGTGGCTGGGTGTGCAGCACAAATCTTTTCGTtcttattttgtgcatgtgtagAGATTCTAGTTTTTTCCATCATGGCCCaagaccgctatgtggccatctgcaagCCTCTGCTCTATCCTGTGATCATGAACCACCAGTTCTGTGTTCAGATGACACTGGCTTCCCTACTCAGCTCCCTTGTCATTGCAAGTGTGCACACTTTCAAAACTTTCCAGCTGTCCTTCTGTCACTCTAATGTGGTCCCTCAGTTCTTCTGTGATCTTCCTGCTTTGCTGAGACTTTCTTGCTCTGACACCTTTAGCAACAAACTCCTAATACTTCTGACTGTCATTGGAGTCAGTGGTAGTTGCTTTGTCTTCATTGCCATATCATATATTCACATATTATCAACTGTATTGAAGATTCCCgtcaaaggagagagagggaaagcctTTTCTACCTGTGTTCCTCACATTattgtggtgtctgtctttgttagttCTGCTGCCTTTGTGTATCTACGACCTCCAGTAATAACCTTTGAAGTAGTTCAGGAAATGgttatttctgtattttatacCATGGTTCCACCATTCTTAAACCCAATTGTCTATAGTCTTAGAAACAAACAGATAAAGGAGGCAGTGAGGAAAGTTATATTGCGAGTTTTTCCCATATTTGAATATAAAAGGAACATCTATTTCTCATGGTATTTTAGAGGGAAAAAAACTGATAAAGTAAgataa